In one Mastacembelus armatus chromosome 19, fMasArm1.2, whole genome shotgun sequence genomic region, the following are encoded:
- the LOC113135862 gene encoding transmembrane protein 238-like codes for MAYRCVGNCAPLFFLAVLFDAAGLVVLLCGIFGNLSMDGRFYGDFLIYTGSVIIFLSLMWWILWYTGNVPLYGEDKTGSLDISFAHWVRKLSERLSKNGKKPLEAGERKKRVGKEMNGSVPSIAPCRISWEDGGGALSGHDNRAFDGGSECATPADKNVELGVLRSSDVTVQAADGKVERLL; via the coding sequence ATGGCCTACAGATGCGTCGGGAACTGTGCACCATTATTCTTCCTTGCTGTTCTTTTTGATGCAGCTGGACTGGTTGTACTTCTGTGTGGGATCTTCGGTAACCTGAGCATGGATGGTCGCTTCTATGGGGATTTCCTAATCTACACGGGTTCTGTTATCATTTTCCTCAGTTTGATGTGGTGGATTCTGTGGTACACGGGGAATGTCCCGCTGTACGGAGAGGACAAGACGGGCTCCTTGGACATCAGCTTTGCGCACTGGGTCAGAAAGTTGTCCGAGAGGCTTTCCAAAAACGGCAAGAAGCCTTTGGAAGCcggggagaggaagaagagagtgGGGAAGGAGATGAACGGGTCAGTGCCATCCATTGCGCCGTGCCGGATTAGTTGGGAAGACGGCGGGGGAGCCCTTTCGGGTCACGACAACAGAGCGTTTGATGGAGGGAGTGAGTGCGCAACTCCAGCTGACAAAAACGTGGAGTTGGGAGTGCTGAGGAGCTCAGACGTGACTGTGCAGGCAGCAGATGGCAAAGTCGAGAGGCTTCTCTGA